The genomic region TGAGCAGCCGGTGCCGGGACACGCCCTCCCAGAAGCCGGCGTTGTCGCGATTGACGACGGGGCGGGGCCGCCTGGGCGGTGAGACCTCGGCAGCCACCGCTGTCTTCGAAACCGCGGCTGCCCCTTCCGGCTTCGGAGCGCTCCTCCTCCGCACCGCGGGCACGTACTTCAGGATCCGGAACCGATGTGTCCCCACTGGCCGGCCATCCACCCGTACATCCGTCCGCGTCGTGACGAAGTACCCCGTGCCCAGCTTGGTCGTCTTGCGCTCGGAGACCGACTCGATCACCGCGTCGAAGGTGATCGCGTCCCTCGGCCGCAACGGCCGCAGATACTCCTGCTCGCAGTCGGTGGCGACCACCGAGGTGTACCCGGCGTCGTCGAGCAGCCCGAGCAGCTCGTCGTACGCCTCAGAACGCCCCGCGTGCCCTGAGAGACCCCCCATCGTCCACGCCTGGAGCATGGTGGGGGGAGCTGTGGCGTCCGCCCCCTCGTACGCCGGATTCGTGTCTCCCATCGCCTCGCACCAGTGCCTGATCATCGGCTCGTTGACCAGATCCTTGCCCACGCCGCCGACCGCGGCGGCCTGTCCCTCGTACACCTTCGCCCGCACGAACACGTCCTCATGAGCGCCGCCCTCGCCCAAGGCCGCCGCCCCCTCTCCCGTCGAAGTCCCCCTCTCGCTCACCGCCGCCCCCTGGCCATCCCGAGCCGCGTCGTCGCCACGATCTCCCGCTGCACCTCGCTCACCCCGCCCCCGAACGTGTTGATCTGTGCCGCCCTGTTCATCCGCTCCAGCTCGCCGTCCCCGAACACACCCGGCGATCCGGCACGGACCAGCGCGTCCGATCCGATAATTTCCTGACACATTCGGTACACCGCGACGGCCGATTCGGTTCCCACGACTTTCACGCCGCTCGCGTCGCCGGGTGCCAGCCGGCCGACCCCCACATCACCCACCAAACGCCAGTTGAGCAGGCGTGTTGCCGCCAGTCGGGCATGTATCTCGGCCAGTTTCGACCGCACCCACGGCTCGTCAACTCTGCGCCGCCCAGTCACCGGATCGGGCGTACGGGCGGCGGCCAGCGCGGCCGCGTAGAAGTCCTCGGCCTGCATGCCGATCGCCGCGAGCGCGACCCGCTCGTGATTGAGCTGGTTGGTGATGAGCCCCCAGCCGCCGTTCTCCTCACCGACGAGGTTGGCCGCCGGGACCCGGATGCCGTCGTAGTACGTGGCCGTCGTGGTCAGCCCGCCCACCGTCGCGATCGGCGTCCACGAGAACCCGGGAGCGTCGGTGGGCACGAGCAGGATCGAGATCCCCTTGTGCTTCGGCGCCTCGGGGTCCGTACGACAGGCCAGCCAGATCCAGTCGGCGTTCTGGGCGTTGGAGGTGAAGACCTTCTGCCCGTCGACGAGCCACTCACCGCCGGCCCCACGCCCCGCACCGCCGCCGCTGTTCCCCGCACCGCCGGGGCTCCGCTCATCCCCGGGGCTTCTCTCGCCCTCAGGGCTCCTCTCGCGCCCCCCGCCCCCCACCCGCACGGCCCGAGTCCGCAGCGACGCCAGATCCGTCCCCGCCGACGGCTCGTTGTACCCGATGGCGAACACGAGCTCCCCGCGCAGGATCCGCGGCAGGAAGAAGTCCTTCTGCTCCTCGGTCCCGTACTTCATGAGTGTCGGTCCGACCGTGTTCAGCGTGACCATGGAGACCGGAGCGCCCGCCCGGCAGGCCTCGTCGAAGAAGACGAACTGCTCGTCGGCACCGCGCCCCTGCCCCCCGTACGCGACGGGCCAGCCGAGCCCCAGCCACCCGTCGGCTCCGATCCGGCGCAACAGCGCCCGCTGCCGGTCCGGGGCATCCGGCTCATCCGAGTCCGCGGGCGAGGACGGTTGCAGGGGTGGCGGTCCGTCCGGCATCAGGTCCCGGAAGTACGTACGGAGTTCGGCGCGCAGTCGTCGCTGGCGCTCGGTGGGGGCGAGATGCACGACGACGGCCCTCCCGGACCTCGTACGAACAAGGGTTTCTGACTGTCCGTCAGATGCGTTCGACTGTCAAGGTCACAGACCTCGACCGCCAGGGGCGCCTACGCCCGCCCCGGAGCACACGCGAACACGTCTGCGCGGCGGCACCGAAGTGCCGCCGCGCAGACGTGTTACCACCCCACAAAGCACCCCACTAAGGAGGCGTACGACCGTCGGGGGTCTCCAGTCCCCGACAGCCGCCGGCTCACCAGAGCTCGGTGAAGTTGACGGCGATGTTCTCGTTCGACTGGTCAATGGCCGTGAACGCGGAACCGTTCACCTGAGCCGTGTTGCTCTGGTTCGAGGCACCGGAGCCGACAGCCTGCTGCTGCGTCGTGGACGAGGTCCCGTAGTTGTCACCACCGACACCGCTGCCGACGACGTTGGCCACGGCCGCGTTCGATCCGTTGTCCGCGATAGCGCCGTTGTCGGCCGCCGCAACACCTGCGAAGAGGGCGGCGGCAAGCGGCAGGGCTGCCGCGGCGGCGAGAAGGCGGGCGGTACGGATGCTTGCCATGTCTATTCCTCCAGAAGCGAAAGTTCGCACCGGCCAGGACCGGCTGAGTACGGCTTGTTCCGAGGCAGTTGGCCGACCGCCTCGGCGTGTGTCACAACGTCGCGAGACCAGAATTGCCCACCGAATCCCCGGCGAACCACCCCGGAAGCCACTATTCGCTCGCAAGCGTGAAGACATGTCGATAAACCCTCTCCACATCCCCGAAACCGCAGCTCAGGACGGTGCGGGCACCCCAACCCCATACACCGCAAGGGACAAAGCGTTCCGGCACGTTTTCAGCCAATCCCCCAGGGCCGGTTTCCACCCCTCCCAACCCGACCCCCTTCACCCAACCCCCGGGGCACCCTTCCTTTTTTCGAACACTCGTACGAACATGGAGTCATGGCCACCATCGACCGGCAGGCCACGACGCTGGCCCTCGCACACGCCCTGTCAGCCGCCGAACGCGGACTGGCAGTCATCCCGCTGTCCCGCGCCAAACTCCCGGCGCTGCGCTCACCCCACCGCGACGACCCGACGGCCCCGCTCTGCCACGGCGAGTGCGGCCGCTTCGGACACGGGGTGTACGACGCCTCGACCGATCCGCTACGCATCCGAGAACTCTTCGCCACCGCCCCCTGGGCCACCGGCTACGGCATCGCCTGCGGCCTGGACCCGCACCACCTGATCGGCATCGACCTCGACACGAAATCGGGTACGGACTCGTCCGCGGCGCTCCGGGAACTGGCTCTGCGCCACCTGTTCACGATCCCCGAGACGGTCGTCGTGCTGACCCCCAGCGGCGGCCGCCACGTCTGGCTGAGCGGCCCACCCGACATCGTCGTCCCCAACTCCGCGGGTCGCCTGGCCCCCGGAATCGACATCCGCGGCGCCGGCGGCTACCTCGTCGGCCCCGGTTCACGCACGGAACACGGCGTCTACGGCACGGCCCCGGGCACCGCCCACCTGGCACCGGCCCCCTGCCCGCCGGCCCTCCTGCAACTCCTCCTGCCCCCACCCCGCACCAACCACCACCCTGCCGCCGCGACAGGCCAACACGGCCAGGGCCTCGTCCAGTTCGTCCTCGCCGCCCACGAGGGCCAGCGCAACACCCGCCTCTTCTGGGCCGCCTGCCGCGCCTACGAGAACGGCCTCGGCCCGGAGGTCACCGAAGCCCTGGTCGACGCCGCCGTCCGCACAGGCCTCACCGAACGCGAGGCCCGCTCGACCATCACCTCGGCCTCCCGCATGACGAGGCACCGCCCCTAGGCCGACCGCAACGGAAAACCCGCCCCCTGGGAGCCCTAGAAAACCGAGAGCAGCCGAAACGACAAGGCACGCACGCGCGTGCACCCCAAAACACCGGCGCAAAGCACCTGCCCACCGCCAACACAGCAGGGGCGTCCGGCACCTCTCGGTTCCGGACGCCCCTGCTTCTCGCACTGCGGTGGGTGTGGGATTTGAACCCACGGTGACATCGCTGCCACGACGGTTTTCAAGACCGCTCAAAAGCACCGACCCCAACCGGCGCTGACCAGCCAGTTTATCGGTTCGAGCCGTTCCGTTGAGAGCGTCCTGGCCAGAGGATGGCCAGGAGCAGGCCAGGAACGGCCGTCAGCAGCTCGGGCAGGCGTCACCGCCCGGCAGCAGTCCGGTCACCGGCACGAGGTCAGGAGGCCCTGTCAGTGGGGCGAGCTAGCGTTCGATACATGACTACCACTCAACCCCTGCCTACAGCCGGGCAGTTGATCTACCCTCCTATGAGACGGAATGAAGGGTGTGTCGCATGGGGGGTTCGCCGGGGGCGGACAGTGGAGGCAAGTCCCGGGCTCAGAACATCAAGGCAGTACACCCTCGAACCGTCACGAAGATGATGGAGCAGCTCCAAGAGGGGTACGTCTCCAGTGTGGCGGCGAGCGCCGGCTGCTCCGCCGAGGTGATCGGCAAGGACACATTCGGGGTCGACGTCCAGTTCATCCGCCCTGCTCCTACGCACCTGGAGCAGGAGGGGCTGCTCTTTGCTCAGTTGAAGTGCACAACGCAGGTCGTCCCAGACCGCGACACCAAGTCGTTTCAGTACCGGTTCTCCAAGCGTGAGTACTTTGAGGGCCTGGCTGCCACCCGCGTGTACCCCAAGAAGATCTTGATCGTCATGACGGTGCCGTTCGAGCAGCTCGGATGGACAGAGGTGGTGGACGGCGGTCTACTCGTCAAGCGCGAGTGCTACTGGATGCACTTGGAGGGTCAGACGTCAAAACTGGTGAAGCCGGTAATCGACGTCCCAACCGACAACGTTTTTGACGCAAATGCCCTAATCAAGATCATGGAAAGGCAGGACAGGGGTGAGTCACTTGATGGATGAAGTCGAGGCCGCAATCCCTGAAAATGTCGATCCAAACAGATTGCGAGTAGTCCTTAAAGATCTGGGATGGCAAAACGTGGGCGGGCGTGAGGGCATCTATGCTCGGTATGCCCCACCCAGTGAAGCGGGCACGCTGTCAGGAGCGCCGAGCGTTCTGATTCCCCTCGATCAGAACGCAGTGGACTACCCCCGACTGATGTACTCGGCGTTGAGTCAATTGGCCCATCGCAGAGATTTTTGGACGCGCTCTCTCTATCCTCGGCTTGCGCTGTCATCCTCAGACGAATTCCGCTTCCGAAAAGAGTCAAGTGCTCCGAGTGGTCTAATTTCGTGGCGCCACGGGGAGCGTCTCATCGAATGTGCTAGAAGAACTCTTTTGGCTGGAGCCAAGTACTACCTGGGGGCAGAACGTCATTTCGTGAACCGCCACGGAAGGTTCGCCGGCAGGTATTTGGACCGCGTGATGATGGGGCAAACAGCGCCTGGAAGTTACATCGTCACCGCTTTGGCACCCCCCGATGACCAAGTCAGCCTAAAGCCGTCCGCTGAGCCACTCAGCTCTACGTGGGACCCCGGCGCCATTCGACTCCGAACTGTCAACGAGGCAGTCGCGCATGCTGTCGGGGCAACCGTCGAGGCGCTGGAACACTACCGATCAAGTGGCTCCCTGGCAGGCTTCGAGAGCGGCGTAGTGGATGGCATTTCATACGAGATGACGAACGCCATCCTCGGCATCGCCGCAAACGCCGATGAGTCGGATATTACGATCGAGTGGGATAAGGCGTCGACTCCACCGACTGGAGTTGCCAGCCACTTCGAGTTCCTTGCTTCGGATGTTCCAACACTTGCCCAGGCTGCGATTAGGCTTGCCGAGGATCAGTCAACCGCGCAAGTGTCCATCACTGGCAGGGTGCATTTGCTGGCTAAGAAACTAGCTGGTAGTGCCGGGGTTTTTGGCGTAGATTCCCTTCAATCCGCAGGACCACGGAAAGTACGCGTACGACTCGCGGACGACGAGGACTATCACGAGGCCATCAGGGCCCACGAGGAAGACCTTGCTATTCAGGTGAGTGGTCGACTAGAGAAGGAAGGAAATCTTAGTTGGCTCTATGACGCGACGGTGATTCGCACTTTGGGCCCCTTGGATGAATATGAATCTTCTCGACGCGCCCATCCGGAAGTTAACCCCGATCAGATCGAAATGTTCTGAGCTGTTTGACTTCGTCTCGACGGTCAACCCTTGGTGGCAATGTCAGGAATAAGCCGACTCGCGAAGCCAAATTGGCGGAGGCGCTCATACGCTTGGGCTACATCGTTCGGGATGAATTGTTCGATCATGAAGCCCTGGCTTGGATACACCATGAGTCGCTGCTGCGCTCCCACAAGACCGTGGTGCCCGACCCGCCCGCCGCACCCGTGGTGCCGCTGTGGGTGCGCTCGGGCCGCGCCGTGAAGACCGCCGTGACGCACGAGCGGACCAAGACCGGTGCGCGGGCGGTCGCCCGGCACGGCCTCTACGTGTGGGGCGGGGGCCGGATCGTGGCCCGTCGCACCTGGGACGGCCGCACCGGCGCCCGCTACGAACGGTTCCTCCGCGCGGCCGAAGCCGCGGGGAACATGGAATTGGCTGGCGAGTGGGAAGAGCGGTTGCAGCACTTCCGCGACGCCCGGCACCGCCGCCGCATGGACCTGCTCACCTCACCCATCGACCTGGCCAAGGGCGCCCTGGTCGGCACGGGCATGAGCATCGGCGCGCTGGTCGGCCTCGGGGTCGTGATGGCCATCGCCAACAAGGACATCAGCGACGTCATCACCCCCATCAGCGCCGTGATCGACTTCATCAACCTGCTGATCACCATCGTGCGAGTGGTGTGGGGACCGGCCCTCACGATCGGCCCGTTCCTCGCCCTGCTCGCCCTGTGGGCCGTTGGCCGACACCAGCAGGCAGCACCCCAGTGGGCATTGCCCGCCAACATCCGCTCCGGCGAGGGGGAGCCGATCACCCCCTCGATCGTGGTCAAGGCACTGCGTGACCTGGGGGTTCCGGCCCTACGGGGCGCCATCAAGGAGATGGGCGACGCCGGCGCATCCATGCTGGGACCGATCCGCATCGCCGGATGCGGCGTGGAAGTCGACGTCACGCTGCCCTCGGGGGTGTCGACGATCGAGGTGCAGAACCGGCGCCGCAAGCTCGCGGAGAACCTCACCCGGCACGAACACGAGGTGTTCATCACCATCCCGACCGCCGCCCGCACGGTGCGGCTGTGGGTGGCCGACTCCGGCGCTCTGGATGAGCCGATCGGCCCGTCTCCGCTGGTCACCGACGAGACGATGACCGCCGACTACACCAAGGGCCGCGCCCCGTGGGGGCAGGACCTGCGCGGGGATGCCGCGCTGCTGAGCCTGTTTCAGCGGATGCTGCTGGTCACCGGCATGTCCAACCAGGGCAAGACCGCCGCCCTGCGCGCGCTCGCGCTGTGGATCGCGCTGGATCGCACGGTGGAGTTCCGGGTGGCCGACCTCAAGGGCGCCGGTGACTGGGCCATGTTCGACGGGCTCGCCACCGTCCTGATCCAGGGACCCACCGATGAGCACGTGATCGAGGCGACCGAGATGCTGGAGAGCGGGGTTCAGGAGATGAACCGCCGTCTCCAGGCCCCGCCCGGCACCTCGTTCCCGCCGCTGATCCTGCTGGTCGACGAGGCACAGGTGGCGTTCATGTGCCCCGCCAAGGACGAGGACAAGCGCCCCTACGGCGGGTCCAAGGCGAACTCCCGGTACTTCATGGCCTGCCGGAAGGTCCACAACCAGGGCCGCGCCGTGAACGTGCTGCTGTGGCAGGGCACGCAGGACCCGACCGACCAGAACCTTCCCAAGCTGGTCCGCGAGGGCGCCCACACCCGCGCCTCGCTCGCCCTGGGCACCGAGTCGCAGGCCCGCATGGCGCTGAGCGACAAGGCCGTTGACGGCGGCGCCGCGCCGCACCTGCTGCGCCCGGGGCTCGACAAGGGAACGCTGGTCGTCGCGTCCGACGGCATCGAGATTCCCGCCGGACAGGCATCCATCACGGTGCGCACGCACTACATCAGCACCGACGACGCGAAGGAGATCGCGGCCCGCGCCAAGGCACTGCGAGACGGGGTCACCACCCTGCACGTGATCGAGCGGGGCGAGGAGCGCGACCCGCTCGCGGACATCGCGTCCGTGGTCGGCACCGCGGCGCGGGTGCGTACGCAGGACGTCATCAAGCGGCTGTCCGCCCTCAATGCGGACGCCTACGGCGACTGGTCGTTCGGCGACCTCACCCGCGTTCTCGACGGCACCGGAGCCGAGCCGTACAAGTCCGACGGCGTCATGGTCATCGGCCGCGACCGGCTCGCCCGCGCCCTCGCCAACCGCGACAGCGACGGTTCCGCTTCCGCCAACGGATGACAGGGAGCCAACCCCCGACGGGGCAGGGAGGCAGGGAGAACTCCCTGAACCCCTCCCTGACCCGCCTCCCTCGCCCTGACCTGCACGAATGATCGTTCAGGGAGTCAGGGAGGACCGCAGGTCAGCACCCCTGAAACCCCCTCCACAGCACTCCCCACAGGGGGTGCTTCCGCCTCCCTGCCCCAACCACAGATGGGATTCCGGATGAGCCACCGTGACCCGCCGGGGATCATCGCCCCGCACATCCCCGCCGACGACTGGCGCCGCGCCGAAGCCACCGGAGCACCGGTCGTCATCGTCGTGCAGACCACCGACCGGACCGGCCGGCCGCTGCGCCACTACCTGTACCCGCTCGCCGTCGCGGGCGCGGCAACGATGGGCGTCTTCGGCCTCGTGGCCGCGTTCTTCGCCCTGCTCGACTTCGCCTCCCAGACCGCCGCCACCGTCGGCGGTGCGGCTGGCTCGCTCGGCATCGGCGGCATCACCCTGCGACTCGCCCGCCCCACCAAGTAGCGAAGGAAGCCATGTTCGCGATCCATGTCACCTGCCCGACGCCGGAGCAGGCGTACGCCAATGCCCCGAGCATCCTCAGCGAGATCGGATGGACGGCCCGCACCCTGGCCGCCCTGGAGTGCTTCACCGCGCTGGACCGGGAGTTCTACCTGCGCAAGGCCGCGCTGCTCGACCGCATCGCGCTCCTGGACGAGCCCGACACCCCCGGCGACGTCACCGACACGGCCGTTGCGGCGGCTGTGTTCCTGATGGACATCGACCAGCCGGGCGTGACCTGCGACCCGCGCGACTACGTCCGACAGCAGTACGCCCTCAACCTCACCACCTACGACCAGTAGCTACGCCAAGGGCGGCCCCCTCATCTCGCCAAAGGTTCCGGGGCCGCCCTTGTCCAGCCAGCGCCTATCAAGGAACTGGAGATCTCCCAGCATGACGCAACCCATCGTCATCCGGCGAGTGCCGGACACCTTCCGACCCTTCCGGGTCCTGGACGCCTGTTGCTGCATCGGCGGCGGCACCGAGGGATACCGGCGCGCGTTCGGCCCCTCCTGCCACATCACCGGTGTGGACATCGAGCCCCAACCCGACTACCGGGGCGACGCCTTCCACCAGGGCGACGCCATCGAGTACATCCGCGCCCACGGCCACGAGTACGACTTCATCCACATCTCCCCGCCCTGCCAGGGCGAGGGCGCCCCCACCAAGGGCACCAACGCCGCCCGCAACAAGGCGATCGGCCGCACCTACCCCCGGCTCATCGTCCCCGCCCGCGCCGCGTTGGAGACCACGGGCCAGCCGTACGTGATCGAGAACGTGCCCGGCTCCGAGGTCCGCAAGGACATCCGCCTGTGCGGCGAACAGTTCGGCCTCGCCGTGCTCATGCACCGCTACTTCGAACTCGGCAACTGGACCACTATGCAGCCGGCCCACCCCCAGCACAGGGGCAGGGTGCGCGGTTGGCGCCACGGCGAGTACCACGACGGGCCGTACGTGGCCGCCTACGGCAAGGGCGGCGGCAAGGCCACCGTGGAAGAGATCCGCGCGGCCAAGGGCATCGACTGGTCCACCGACCACTTCCGCCTGAGGGAGGCCCTGCCGCCCGCCTACACCCAGTGGATCGGCGCCGCCTATCTCGCGTCCCTCGCCCCCGCGTTGGAGGCGGCATGACCGTGCTGCCCGATCAGCTGCGAACCGCCCTCAGTCTCGCGGCCACCGGTGTGCCGCCGCTGCCCCTCCGGGTGGGGAAGGTGCCGTTCGGGAACTGCCGCACGTGCGCCGATGGTGCCTGCGGTGGCCGGCCGAACATGCGCAACGCGGGCCCCTGCCAGTGCACGGCCCCGTGTCACGCATGGGCCGCCGCCACCACCGACCCGAACGTTCTCGCCTCGCCCGCATGGGCGGCGGCGTGGCGTCAAGCCGTGGCGGTCGCCTACCACCCCGGCGGAGCCGGGGTGACCGTGGTCGACCTCGACAACGCGGACGCCCTCGCATGGGCCCGCGAGACCCTGCCCGCCACCCGCACCGTGCCGACCACACGCGGCGAGCACTGGCTCTACCGGGGCGCGATGCAATCGGCCAACGCAGTCCGGCCCGGCGTGGACGTCAAGTCGTCGATGCAGTACGTCCGTTGGCTCGGCTCCGGCACCGGCCGTATCGCGTCCCTGCCGGACTGTGTCCGCGCGTTGGTCGTGAAGGAAGAGACCACCCCCGCCCGGGGCCAGGTGGTCTCTTCTCTCCCCGGGCGCGCCACTTGGGACCGCACGGTTGCCACGGGGTGCCGCCACACGGAGCGGTTCGTCCGCGCCGGCCTGGAACGCGGCCTCACCCTCGTACGTAGCCGTACCGAATCCGGTGCCGGGTCGCAGGCGTTCGGGGTGGCACGGTTCGTCGCCGTCCAGCACGAACGCTGCCCCGGTCCCTGCGGGTTGCCTGTGATTGGGGAGGAGATCGTGGCCGCCGCCGTCCTGGTCGGCGTCCCCGAGCCCTACGCCCGACGCGCCGTCACCAACGGCCTCCAGACGGCTCAGGGGCGTGCGGCATGACCAAACCATCAGATAACCCCACGAACGCTCCCCAGGGCGCCGCACAGGGCCCGCCACGGCCGTACGTGGGCGAATCGAAGGTCGCCGCCCGTCAGGGCGTCCTTTCAGTCCTTCCTCGCTCGAAGCGCTTCCCGACCAGCCAGGGACGCGGCAACGACGGTGACCCCACACCGGATCGGCCCGGTATCCGCATCTACGCCCCACCCGTCTACCGCTCCCACGACGACGGGGCCCGCTGGTCCAAACGACACGGTGACACCCCGAACGCCGCCTACGCCTGCACCTGCGGTCGCACCCGCACGGCCACCGGCCCCCGCGCCGTGTCCGCCCTGGTCGCCGACTACGACGGCCACAAGGACGCCTGCCCCGGCACACCTGCCCCGCTCTCACTCCTGGAAGGGAGGACCGCCGCATGACCGAGACCGAGGAACTCCCCCCGCCCACCAACCCCCTGGCCGTGGCCCGCCGGCTGCTGCCCGACTGGCAGACACAGGACGGACGGCTGCTCTTCCGGCGCTGGCGTGCCTCGTGGATGCGGTGGAACGGCTCCTGCTGGCGCGAGGCGGAGGAAGCCCAGATCCGCAAGGCCATGTACACCCGCCTCGAACACACCATCTACCGCGCCCCCGGCAAGGACGGGCAGAGCGAGGAACGCGACTGGGCACCCACCAAACAGAAGATCGGCAACCTGCTCGACGCCCTCGGCTCCATCACCCTGCTGCCCACCGACACCGACGCCCCCGCCTGGGTCGACGACCAGGGCGACACCGGACGCGACGAAGGCCCCATCGTGGCCTGCGAGAACGGGCTACTACGGATCCGGGACCGGGCACTGTTGCCGCACGGACCGGAGTTCTTCAACATCGTCTCCGTACCGTTCGCCTACGACCCCGACGCGAGCGCACCCACCTGGCACAACTTCCTCGCGCAGATCTGGCACGACGACCCCGACGCCATCGCAGCACTTCAGGAATGGTTCGGCTACGTGCTGTCCGGGCGCACCGACCAGCAGAAGATCCTGCTCATCGTCGGCCCGTCGCGCTCCGGAAAGGGCACCATCGCCCGCGTCATGAAAGCGCTGGTCGGCAAAGAGAATCTGGCCGGCCCGACCCTGGCCGGCCTGGGAACGAACTTCGGTCTGTCCACCCTGATCGGCAAATCGCTGGCGATCATCTCGGACGCCCGACTGTCCGGCAACGACAACACCCAGGTCGTCGAACGGCTGTTGACGATCTCCGGTGACGACACGATCGACATCGACCGCAAGTACCGCGAACCCTGGACTGGCCGTGTCCCCTCGCGGCTGATGATCCTGTCCAACGAACTGCCGCACTTCGGCGACTCATCAGGCGTCATCGCCAACCGATTCGTCCTGCTCAGCACCCGGATGTCGTGGCTCGGCAAGGAAGATCCCACCCTCACCGACCGGCTCACCGCGGAGATGCCCGGCATCCTCAACTGGGCCCTGGACGGCCTCGCCCGTCTCCAGCGCAACGGACGGATCACCGAGCCACCCTCCAGCCGCGAGGCAATCACCACCATCCGGGACACCGCCTCACCCACCAGCGCATTCATCCGCGAACGCTGCACCACCGGACCCACATGCAGCGTCCCCGTGGACGCACTGTGGACGGTCTGGCGCGAGTGGGCCGAAGACAACGGCGTCCGCGCCGGCACCAAGCAAGTCTTCGGCCGCAACCTACTCTCCGTCGTCCCCCAGCTCGCCCTCACCCGCCCCCGCGACGGTGAAAGCCGGGTACGCACCTACACCGGGGTCACACTCTGCGCCGTCGACCAGAGCTAGTTCCACAATCCGCCGGGTCGCGGACCATCGCGGACCACCCCTCATGACCTGCGGATTACGCCAACCCGCAGAGCGGACCATCGCGGACCGGCCAAAGCCTCGTGGTCCGCGATGGTCCGCACAGCCACTCCACCAAAACCGCAGGTCAAACAAGGTGGTCCGCGATGGTCCGCGACCCACAGCATTGTTAGCCCCACCGATTGGCACTACGAGTGGCCACCTGCCTCAAACCCGTCGACGACCCCGGTGGCCGAGCGGCCTTACTGCTTCTCGACAGCCTTGGCGATCAACTGGCCCAGCGCTGATTGGCCCTGGTCAAGCTCGGTAAGCAAACAGCCCAAGCTCGCCGAGCTGACGACCGGCATCCACTTGGCGAGAAGATCCATCGCGTCCGGCAACGTGGCGGCGTACACCACCTCGCTCGACACATTCGATGACAGATCGATCAGGTAGTTCGACGGCCCCCGATACAGATGGATGGTCACGTAGTTCGAATCCGGGTCCCCAGACCCGAAAAATTCCTTGTATCCGGCTTCAGAGACTGCCTTGTCCCAGTCCCCCTCACCCGTTATCGGGGACGGAATCCGCGTCCACTCTCCGTCGCGGTACAGAAGGTCCTGGTCGTCCGATCCATCTGCGCCCCCAGGGGCCGCTAACGCTTCAGTCATGGCGCCTATCGGACACCCCTGCACCTGTCCTCCGCAAGCGTGGACGCGACCCACAGATTGGGACGCCAACCACACCCCGCCCCGCCCTCTCCTCACACCGAGAAGGAGTCACCGCCTTGGCCCGCCCTCAGAAGCTCAAGCTCAATGAAGTCCTCGCAGAGATCCGCATGAGCCGCGCCGCGTTCTACCGCATGCGCGCCCGTGGCCAGGCCCCCCGCCTC from Streptomyces sp. NBC_00878 harbors:
- a CDS encoding bifunctional DNA primase/polymerase; the protein is MTVLPDQLRTALSLAATGVPPLPLRVGKVPFGNCRTCADGACGGRPNMRNAGPCQCTAPCHAWAAATTDPNVLASPAWAAAWRQAVAVAYHPGGAGVTVVDLDNADALAWARETLPATRTVPTTRGEHWLYRGAMQSANAVRPGVDVKSSMQYVRWLGSGTGRIASLPDCVRALVVKEETTPARGQVVSSLPGRATWDRTVATGCRHTERFVRAGLERGLTLVRSRTESGAGSQAFGVARFVAVQHERCPGPCGLPVIGEEIVAAAVLVGVPEPYARRAVTNGLQTAQGRAA
- a CDS encoding phage/plasmid primase, P4 family: MTETEELPPPTNPLAVARRLLPDWQTQDGRLLFRRWRASWMRWNGSCWREAEEAQIRKAMYTRLEHTIYRAPGKDGQSEERDWAPTKQKIGNLLDALGSITLLPTDTDAPAWVDDQGDTGRDEGPIVACENGLLRIRDRALLPHGPEFFNIVSVPFAYDPDASAPTWHNFLAQIWHDDPDAIAALQEWFGYVLSGRTDQQKILLIVGPSRSGKGTIARVMKALVGKENLAGPTLAGLGTNFGLSTLIGKSLAIISDARLSGNDNTQVVERLLTISGDDTIDIDRKYREPWTGRVPSRLMILSNELPHFGDSSGVIANRFVLLSTRMSWLGKEDPTLTDRLTAEMPGILNWALDGLARLQRNGRITEPPSSREAITTIRDTASPTSAFIRERCTTGPTCSVPVDALWTVWREWAEDNGVRAGTKQVFGRNLLSVVPQLALTRPRDGESRVRTYTGVTLCAVDQS
- a CDS encoding AlpA family transcriptional regulator; amino-acid sequence: MARPQKLKLNEVLAEIRMSRAAFYRMRARGQAPRLQKLPNGEIRVNRADLDAWWASCDQRAA